In the Doryrhamphus excisus isolate RoL2022-K1 chromosome 2, RoL_Dexc_1.0, whole genome shotgun sequence genome, ACAGGGCtgcaagggtgtgtgtgtgtgtggggggggggggggggggggggcacttgtgCATAGTTTTAAACAAACCCTTGCAGATATGCAGAGATGGTGGATAATATTGGTCttcaacaacagcatgaacggaatgaacgCTTTTGTTAGCcatcggtgggtggaggcggggcgggGAGCGTACACAGAGTGCAAATGAAAATCACGGATACTGTGGTACTGCTgtgaggcgcggtacaccctggactggtcgccagccaatcacagggcacaaacaaccattcaaactcacattcatacctatggacaatttggagtcgctaattaacctagcatgtttttggaatgtgggaggaaaccggagtacccggagaaaacccacgcatgcacggggagaacatgcaaactccacacagagatggctgagggtggaattgaaccctggtctcctagctgtgaggtctgcacgcttaCCACtgaaccgccgtgccgccctaaaattattatttttttctcaatttttattgttgtcttaaaattgtatttttagactgTGCCAAAGgccaataaaaccataaaactaTGAGCTGCAAAAGGCTAATGTTAATTCCGTGCTTGGGGAGTCACTGCTGCATGTCACCAAATATGATAAATCCTCAAACAAATGGGATAAGAAATTCACAATTGTGACAGATTGTGGAacatatctttaaaaaaagctttcagGGCAAAGGCTGAGAAAAAAGTTGAGCATTTTTCTGTGCTCGGTGCATTTAGGATAAGGAGATTTGCCAACTAAGCTTAGTCCGGCAGAGCTGACATACATCTGGACCCCGAGGCAGGCCGCTTTCAAAGAGATCATCCGCCATAACCGCATTTAAAATAGCGGCACCGCGATGCCTTTTTCAGGAAAGCATTCCCCCCTCCATCATGGAATGATGAGTTTTGCTGTGACATTTGTTATCGCTGAGCTAATCACACGAGCTAAGAATAAGGACGGCTCCACTATGGAGGGGttttgttgccatggagatgaaCCACTAAGGCAGCACGCGGGCAGTGACATCAGCGTTCAAATCCCCTGCGGAAGGACGTCACAATTGGCTGATGTGGCACGGCGAGCAGATGGCAAGACGAGCAGACGCGCGCGCGGCAAAAAGAGTTCCACTCACAGTTTGAGGACAGCCGAGCGCTTGCCCAGCATCATCTTGACAAAGTCCCTGTAGTCCATGGTGTTGCTGCTGGTGCCGCCCGTCACCTCCATGATCATCTTCTTAAGCTCCAAGTGGGTCTTGGGAACGCCCAGCTTCTCCATCATCCGCTTCAAGCCCATCAGATCTGAGAGCAGGAGATGTCAGACAGGTGGAGGTTGTATTGATGCTGCTAATCTACTGTTAGCCAACAAGGAAATCACAGCTTGGACTACAAGTCTAAAGTATAGTACATCACTGCATGGAGAACTATGCTAATTTGGAATTTGGGAATCtgcttttgtttagttttggtGATACCACCACATGAAGATTACCCATATGACAGAGCAAAATGCTATGAAAACCATAGAATAGGACGTATTTACGTATTTATCGCTATAGAACAAATAATAgttttatttgtgaaaaaaaccTTCTAAATTTAAACAGCATCGTCGAACAAGCTCTACTTGACTTATGACAAAGACAAAtatgatgacaaccatagaacaggaagtacagtactttgatttttttcagattaacacaatgtttattacaattttatttgtggaaaaaaatattctaaatataagCAAATCAGCATCCGCTAATAAACTCCACTATACTAATtataagtattggatgacatttttagcacatttaattagctttatttttaaaatatatataaaataaataaaaatattaataataaagctactccggtttcctcccacattccaaaaacatgctaggttaattggcgactccaaattgtccataggtatgaatgtgagtgtgaatggttgtctgtctatatgtgccctgtgattggctggccaccagtccagggtgtaccccgcctctcgcccaaagacagctgggaggaaaaagcggtagaaaatgaatgaatgaataataaagctattaataataatattatatatataatataataataaaacatataatgtattaataaattaaatatgttCAGATAAATCTTCCAAAGTTCCAAAGTGTTTCCTGGCGTCATTGTTACTCACCAATCTCGCCTTGGTCATTCAGGTCAAATTCAGCATATTTATctgtaaaacaaagaaaaagtggaggttaaaaaaaaaagcaaagcatgtCTGCTGAAAGGAGGACGCAAGCAGCTGATGCTGACAGCTGAGGATTGTGTGGAAAAGAACAACAGGCCTCAGGTCGGCGTTGACTAAATTGTGTTGAACTTACGTACACATTGTGATTGTTTTCGCCTGCAGTTTGCAGTTTCCTGCGTATTGAGCACGTCTttgtcaacacaaacacaagaaaATACCACATAGAAAGATAAGATGTAGCGTATATAGTATAGATGTTATTCCATCTAAATGTCTTTTTTATTGTGGAATGCTCCCATGGTCTAGTCAGATTACACTTTCCGTGTCGCACAATGGCAGCTGTGtgggtgtgagtgtgtgtgtgtgtgagatggggTGCGGGACAGGACAATGCCCACCCTGTTCCTAAACCCGGGGGAGTGGGCCTCCTCACATGCAAGTGCGCCAGCCTGTTGATCATCTGCAGCCACGGAAAACAAGCCCACCACCAGACGTCTGCGGTCTCATTTATGCtgccatgacttttttttattttttaaaccagACACTCACTTCTGTGTGGCGTCTGTGCCCAAGTTGTGTTGCGGGTAATGTAACCCAGCGTCTTGGGATGCCCGTATCTGCTGACTTCCTGTGGGAAATAAAGACGAAAGCCACGGCTGCAAGAAGCACCCAGCTAGCTATCTCACTTAGCAACagtcaaaatacattttctacacGCAAACCATGTTTcgggccttcaaaataagagcggtGCACATCGTGTAAtaattgttataaaataatttggggaaaaacaaGTGATTTGATAAGGTCCCACGCCTGTGAGGAGAGAGCGgcatttgctgatattgttctagcGTGGCTGGAACCGGCAGTGACATGATTCTTCAATAAAACAATTTCATCTTCAGTTTGGTTACTCGCTGTTCAGTCAGCAACATCGTATGCAGGAAACAcggaaaaacaaacatgttttggtCTTTCAGAAAGAAAGccttggggagggggggaagcCTATGTTGACTGTGTTGTGTCTCTAAGCAGCATCATACTCCATCCATCTCATCCTACAATGTACAGCCACTGTCAcacgtctcacacacacacacacacacacacacacacacacacacacacaacaacaccagCGTGATGCAGGCCGGCTCATTCAGTAAATAATGTATACGTCGATTCCCACAATTAGGTCATTGTAACGGCACTGCTCTGCAAACAACAGGCAGCAAAAAACGCCCTGCTGCATTCCTCCCGTGCCGAACTCGGCCTTGAAAACCTCCACACAGCCTTTCCCACAGAGGGAAAACATAATGCTTAagataaagtgtgtgtgtgtgtgtgggggggtgtgtgtgtaacaATGTTGCCAGTGAAAGAGAAACAACCACATCCCATCATGTTCCAGCAACTGCTTACTTTTGAAGCCTTCCAACTTCTCTGCAAGGTCATCTTCATCCCGGTACTTCTGGTCTTCCAGAAATTCCTgagggtgggggttggggtggggatACGGACACAGAGGGATTAAGTCAAAAAGGGTTACAAACATGATGACTCACAACAGGGATGGCTAGCTGTCGCCAGAAATTGTGCATATAGAAAAAGTAGGACACCTCCACAGGGTGTGAGGGAAagcaaggaggaaaaaaaatgccagaAGGAATCCACACTAATGAAATGATAATGAAGTGATTGGCCACGCGGGCACGGCACGGCACCGCACAGAGCAGCGTCACGTTCTCATTTGACCTCCAAGTCTGCCGTCGTCTCGTGTAATTTAGCGTGAAGGAGATGTACGATGACGGAGGCTCCGCGTTGAGTCACAACCTCCAAACCGTACGTCTCGTGCATTTGGCATTTGAGTGTTGCATCATGCGCCGACATGGCTCTATGGTTATTATCACATTGTGACAACGTGCCGCAACTGCAAAACGAGGTCAAACTAGAGGAGGCCACATTGTTGTCGATTCAGGCAGCACACATTCCCCAAGTGTGACCTCCATTTAAATCGTACAAGCACCTCTAGGAGACACCCAGACCTCTCTGCAGTTTAGTAAGACTACATAAGGAAATATGGTATTTTATATAGCGCTGCCATGCAGTGTTTACTTGCCGTTAGCTGTGCTGCCGCCAAGACGCTCGACTAAAACACTCGTATAggcatttatttgtggcagcccGACACAGATTCATTATGATCGCCAACAATCAATTTGGCACTACTTATTAAGAGATCTTTAAGTTTAAGCAAAGACTCtctttttaaaacttttaacatgaactaaatgtgtgtgatgttttgatAGAAAATAGGATGCTTCAGAACGCTAATGAAATTAGCTATTATGGCTAACCTACACATATTCATTTAAGATAAcagctacagtgatattattattactacagggattctcaactggtgtaTGTCTTACGATGTAAtgcttgtaaaatatataaaatgaataattacaaaattttgACCTAATGTAAAATTCCTGCAAATTTCTAAATTTTTGCAGTTGATTTCTTGGAgttatattctatttttagaatgtgccatggcttgcactttggacacacctgcttTAAATATGACATTTCGGAGCAGgctggggggggaaaaaaactctgCAATTTGGGTCACCACTTGTCACTGAAGGGCGGTGGTGGGTCCCGCAGCCAACCCCGTGGAGAAGCACTGATTTAGTAGAGACT is a window encoding:
- the aif1l gene encoding allograft inflammatory factor 1-like, coding for MPSSKNMQGGKAFGLLKEQQRQKLEEINKEFLEDQKYRDEDDLAEKLEGFKNKYAEFDLNDQGEIDLMGLKRMMEKLGVPKTHLELKKMIMEVTGGTSSNTMDYRDFVKMMLGKRSAVLKLVLIFEDKANAAPCKPDGPPPKRDIASLP